The DNA segment GTCAGCGGATAGCCGCGGTGGCAGCGGAGCGAGGAGCGGCCGACACGGCCTGGCTGATCGCCTCGAAGGGATGGTCGGGATGGGCCTTGGCCAACGCGATGATACTGGCGATGGTGGCCCGCAAGTCGCCCTCATGCGCATGGTTAAGCGCGTCAAAGGCGTCCAGCCGATGAAAGTAGATTCGGTAGTTGATTATCACCGCGTTGTTGAGCGGCTGGCGATCGAGGTCGAAACGCTCCAGTCCCGAGAGCTGGGGGCGCAGGCGAGCGTAGTCGGCCTGGATGCTGGCAAAGAGCAGCTTACGCCGACGCAGCATTTGGGCCCGCGGCAGTTTGCTGGCGTACAGAAGAAGAAGACGAGCGACTTCCTGTTTGAGGAAAGCGGCAAAGGTCAGATCGCTTTGCAGCACCGCCCGCGCGGCAACCGCCTGCGGCGAGTTAGGCCCCTGGGTGAGTTCGAAAAAGCGCACCGCGCCGGCGTTACCGATCCAGCTCGCCGCTGACTCGTCGAACATCGCGTCGCCGGCCAGATAGTAGGTGCGATGAAACAGCTCGTGGATAATCACGCCGGCTAGCACCACCTGGTCCAGTCCCAGCAGGTTGGACAGCAGCGGGTCATCGAACCAGCCCAGGCTGGAAAAGGCCACCGCCGAGCGTACGAAGGTATCCAGCCCCTGCTCTTGCAAATCGGCGGCCGCGGCCTGCGCCGCGTGACGCGAGAAGAAGCCCTTGTAGGGCACGTCGCCCACAATCGGGAAATACCAGGTATGGGGCACGAGCTGGTCCGGCGGCGCCGCCATCAAGACCCAGGTCACGGCGGATTTGTCCACTGGCACCACACTGGAATAAGCCCCGCCGACATTGAGCCCCAGATTATCGCGGGCGAAATCGCGCACCGCCAGCACCAGTTTGAGTTTGGCGCGGATGTCGGGCGGCAGATCGGGCAGCTCCAGCACCTGCTCGATGGGCCGGCGCTTCCACAGCAGACGGACCTCTTCGTATGCGCCGTGCATCAGGTAGGGCACCTCGCAGCCGCCCAGCGCACCCGCCATTGCGAGCGCGGCGAGCAGGAGGGCGATCGCGCGCGGGCGTGCGCTCACCGATTCAGCCCGCTAGCGCGCTGGAGATCGAGCGCGCGCGAGTACTGCAATTCGAACAGCCGGTAGTAAAGGCCGCGGCGAGCCAGCAGTTCCTCGTGACTGCCACTCTCACGCAGCTCGCCGTGGCTCATCACCATGATGCGATCGGCACGCTCGATGGTGGACAAGCGATGGGCGATGATCAGGGCGGTGCGCCCTCGCAGCAGCGCATCCAGGGCAATCTGGATGCGTCGTTCGGTTTCGCTGTCAACGCTGGAGGTAGCCTCGTCCATCACCAGCACTGTGGGGTTGTAGACCAGGGCGCGGGCGAAGGAGAGCAATTGGCGCTGGCCGGCGGAGAGGTTGGAGCCGCGCTCGCGCAGCGGTTGGGCCAATTGCTCGGGCAGGGCCTCGACGAAATCCAGTGCCTGGGCTCGGCGCAAGGCCTGGCGCACCGCGGCCTCATCGAGCTCCTCGCGCCCCAGGCGCAGGTTGTCCAAAATGGTGCCCGAGAACATCTGCACATCCTGCTGAACCAGCCCAATGGTGCGGCGCAAGGCATGCAGCTCCCATTCGCGCACGTCCACGCCGTCAACCAAGATGCGCCCGCCGGTCACGTCATAGAAGCGGTTGAGCAGCTTGATGATCGTGGTCTTGCCCGCGCCGGTGGCCCCGACGATTGCCACCTTGCATCCAGGCTCGATCGTGAAGCTGAGGCCCTTGAGCACCTCTTCGCCGGGCCGATAGGCGAAGCGTACGCGGTCGAACTCGATAAATCCCCGGCGCTGCGCCGGCGTTCGCGGGCGGGAGGGCGAGGCGATGGTCACCGGCTCACGCATCAGCAGCTCCAGTCGCTCGGCAGCGACCAGAGCCGATTGCAACACGGTGTATTTGGAGGAGACATCGCGCAGGGGGAGAAAGAACTTCTGGGCGTACTCGAAAAAAGCGATCAGGGTGCCCAGGCCGATTAGCCGATGCATCGCCTCGCCGCCACCCTTCCACAGGATAAGCCCGATAGTAATCGAGCTGACCGCTTCGATGGTGGCGAACAGCCCGGCT comes from the Candidatus Binataceae bacterium genome and includes:
- a CDS encoding aminopeptidase, giving the protein MSARPRAIALLLAALAMAGALGGCEVPYLMHGAYEEVRLLWKRRPIEQVLELPDLPPDIRAKLKLVLAVRDFARDNLGLNVGGAYSSVVPVDKSAVTWVLMAAPPDQLVPHTWYFPIVGDVPYKGFFSRHAAQAAAADLQEQGLDTFVRSAVAFSSLGWFDDPLLSNLLGLDQVVLAGVIIHELFHRTYYLAGDAMFDESAASWIGNAGAVRFFELTQGPNSPQAVAARAVLQSDLTFAAFLKQEVARLLLLYASKLPRAQMLRRRKLLFASIQADYARLRPQLSGLERFDLDRQPLNNAVIINYRIYFHRLDAFDALNHAHEGDLRATIASIIALAKAHPDHPFEAISQAVSAAPRSAATAAIR
- a CDS encoding ABC transporter ATP-binding protein; the protein is MEELEQTPLEAHDWRLLGWILRFVRPYRGAFIWSLLLMPVNTMMSLSQPYLVKLTVDLFLARRPGAHAPAWLARLLAAAGPGHGLLVMGGIYSLLLTGDFLSFYGQFYLTMMVAQYSLSDLRLALFEHVQRLPMTFFDHNPVGRLVSRMTTDIDAINEMFASGSLTLLMDLLTLSGIAVIMFTLSRHLALWAMVAIGPLSLILRFFQVRARHVYRDIRERLAALNSYLSEAIGGMAIVQLFTRQAETGREFDQLNLKSRNAQMTANVYEAGLFATIEAVSSITIGLILWKGGGEAMHRLIGLGTLIAFFEYAQKFFLPLRDVSSKYTVLQSALVAAERLELLMREPVTIASPSRPRTPAQRRGFIEFDRVRFAYRPGEEVLKGLSFTIEPGCKVAIVGATGAGKTTIIKLLNRFYDVTGGRILVDGVDVREWELHALRRTIGLVQQDVQMFSGTILDNLRLGREELDEAAVRQALRRAQALDFVEALPEQLAQPLRERGSNLSAGQRQLLSFARALVYNPTVLVMDEATSSVDSETERRIQIALDALLRGRTALIIAHRLSTIERADRIMVMSHGELRESGSHEELLARRGLYYRLFELQYSRALDLQRASGLNR